A single Argentina anserina chromosome 7, drPotAnse1.1, whole genome shotgun sequence DNA region contains:
- the LOC126801881 gene encoding receptor like protein 26-like, which produces MALSTPAAPSSALFILRGSTLLTMISIPLIFRLLLVTSQSSGNARIEILNLGNNYLTGNVSPWICNLSHLRYLDLSSNKFSGMLPQCVGNFSDALEHLNLANNSFHGILPETFTNRGSSLSMFDVSHNHLEGQLPRSLANCATLEFLVLSNNQFDDVFPIWLGSLQKLKILAMSHNGFYGAIGQPKKNIVQFPQLQILDLSYNRFRGEFPAEYIFSSYAIRGISLSHKRSFPDSYSYYLQCSITITNKGIEIHYPKIQEDFVAIHISSNRFEGNIPEFIGKLKGLRSLNISNNSFTGRIPSSFGNLTLLESLDLSHNQLSGQIPQQLSQLWFLAKFNVCHNNLTGHIPGGNQFSTFDITSFEGNPGLCGDPLPKKCENPEGILLPPSISDPEGSGIKVDWIFALAGLGSGLVVGVVLADVAIAKWDEQFIETVGMLTKLVRRMRRCRR; this is translated from the exons ATGGCTCTATCAACTCCAGCAGCTCCCTCTTCCGCCTTATTCATCTTGAGAGGCTCAACCTTGCTGACAATGATTTCAATTCCTCTCATATTCCGACTACTATTAGTAACTTCCCAAAGCTCAG GGAATGCGAGAATTGAAATTCTAAACCTCGGAAACAACTATTTGACTGGAAATGTTTCCCCATGGATTTGCAATCTGAGTCATCTTCGTTACCTCGACTTGTCAAGCAACAAATTCAGTGGCATGTTACCACAATGTGTCGGAAACTTTAGTGATGCTCTGGAACATCTCAATCTTGCAAACAACTCATTTCATGGCATTCTTCCTGAAACATTCACCAACAGAGGCAGCAGTCTGAGCATGTTTGATGTTAGTCATAACCACTTGGAGGGGCAATTACCAAGGTCATTGGCGAATTGCGCAACACTCGAGTTTCTTGTTCTGTCAAACAACCAATTCGATGATGTTTTCCCTATCTGGTTGGGAAGTCTTCAGAAGTTGAAAATATTGGCAATGAGCCATAATGGGTTCTATGGTGCGATCGGGCAGCCTAAGAAGAATATTGTTCAGTTTCCCCAGTTGCAGATTCTTGATCTGTCTTACAATAGATTTAGAGGCGAGTTTCCAGCTGAATACATCTTCTCTAGTTATGCCATCAGAGGTATCTCTCTCTCACATAAGAGAAGTTTTCCTGATAGTTATAGCTATTACTTACAGTGTTCCATCACAATAACAAACAAGGGCATTGAGATACACTATCCAAAGATTCAAGAGGACTTCGTAGCCATCCATATCTCCAGCAACAGATTTGAAGGGAACATTCCTGAGTTCATTGGGAAACTTAAGGGGCTTCGCTCGCTTAATATTTCCAATAACTCTTTCACCGGCCGCATTCCGTCATCGTTCGGCAACTTGACACTGCTTGAATCATTGGACCTTTCGCACAACCAACTCTCAGGACAGATTCCTCAGCAACTCTCACAGCTTTGGTTCTTGGCAAAGTTCAATGTCTGTCACAACAATCTCACAGGTCATATACCAGGTGGAAATCAATTCTCAACATTTGACATCACTTCATTTGAGGGAAATCCCGGATTATGTGGAGATCCATTGCCAAAGAAATGTGAGAATCCTGAGGGGATTCTGCTTCCACCTTCAATATCAGATCCTGAGGGCTCTGGAATTAAAGTGGACTGGATATTTGCTTTGGCAGGTTTAGGGAGTGGGTTGGTGGTGGGAGTAGTTCTAGCAGACGTTGCGATCGCAAAATGGGATGAGCAGTTCATCGAGACTGTTGGAATGCTGACCAAGCTTGTGAGAAGGATGAGAAGGTGCAGAAGATGA
- the LOC126803568 gene encoding pentatricopeptide repeat-containing protein At2g44880-like, giving the protein MRSSNSSTQGRVQMQREKFKPNNITFLGLRSACNHCGLVEEGKFWFRKMEYFGLIPQIEHYGGMVDLLGRAVCSEEAEKLIKSMAYDVHGLIFSSFLFACGYYEDVTRANKILEPAIKLEPWNAGNYVMHVDKLVCEKKKVEKCRQYEKFDVEESS; this is encoded by the exons ATGAGAAGTTCTAACTCATCAACTCAAGGACGA GTACAGATGCAACGAGAAAAGTTTAAGCCGAACAATATAACCTTTTTGGGTCTTCGGTCTGCTTGTAATCATTGTGGTCTAGTAGAGGAAGGAAAATTTTGGTTTAGGAAAATGGAATACTTTGGGCTCATTCCACAGATTGAGCATTATGGTGGTATGGTAGATCTTTTAGGAAGGGCAGTGTGCTCGGAGGAAGCTGAGAAGTTGATCAAGAGCATGGCTTACGATGTCCATGGATTAATTTTTAGTTCCTTTCTTTTTGCATGTGGGTATTATGAGGATGTCACAAGAGCCAACAAAATTCTAGAGCCAGCCATCAAACTGGAGCCATGGAATGCTGGAAATTATGTCATGCATGTTGATAAACTTGTTTGCGAGAAAAAGAAAGTGGAGAAATGCAGACAATATGAAAAGTTTGATGTGGAAGAATCAAGCTAA